AAAGCCCAAGAGGTAAATGGGGTTTGGGTGAGCTGAGAGAAGCCAGCATTTGCCGTGTGACCCTGCCCTACCTGCTTCCTGCCTCCTGGGCCTCCAGATGCCCCTGCTCCCAGGAGGTCCAGCTGCACTGAGCCTGGGGTGCACCCTGGGCTGCTGAGGTGTAAGCTGGGCTCTCCCAGGGCCCTGCCCCTGCCAGGCTTTGCCCCTGAGGGCTGTCCCTGTCTCTGCCACTGGCCTTGGTGTGGTTCAGCCCTGCTTTGGGCCTGGGATGGTGGAAGCTTAGACCAGATTCTGCACGGGGGTCTGTCCTCCTCGTTTCAGTGACAGCCTTCCCAGGAGGCTGCCTGACCAccacctctcccctctccccagaccACCCAAATGCCCCGGCCAGGTCATGTTCTCAGAGAGGGAAGTGAGGCCCTAGGAGGGATGTGGCTGGCCAAGGCTTCACTGCTACTGAGCAGTAGAGCCAGGGGTGAGCTCCTGGGTTGGGGGTGTGGAAGGGCCCCAtcttcccttcctgcctcagggccagaTTGGGCCCCCTGGGCTCCTGCACCACCTCAGCAGCCCCAGAGGGTGGGGCTCAGCCCTGAGCTTGGGGTGTAGCCCTCTCCTCCGAGGTCCTCCCGCAGCCTCAGGGGAGGCAGGCCTAGATCGTCCTTTAGTCCTGGGGGTGGGCCCTGGGAGCAGTTGGAACTCAGGCTCAGATGCAGCCTCCAGGGTGCGTCCCACTTCAGTCCCTGGAGGAGCAGGTGAGGCTTTGGACCGTGCCTGGAGGGGCCTGATCCCTGCttcccaccgcccccaccccctccaccccgcaGAGGAAAAACATACACATCAATGATAATGTGCTACACTCGGCCTTCGAGGTGGGCGTGCGCAAGGTGGTCTCCTGCCTGTCCACCTGCATCTTCCCAGACAAGACCACCTACCCTATCGATGAGACCATGGTGAGGGGAGGAGCCTGGGCAGGGTGGggcctggcctgggggcggggctgaGAAGCAGCGGGTCCTCTGCTCCCCCAGATTCACAACGGGCCGCCGCACAGCAGCAATTTTGGCTACTCTTATGCCAAGAGGATGATCGACGTGCAGAACAGGTCCTCCTCCTGTGCCCCCTGGGCGGAGGCCAGTCaaggctggggaagggggccCGGGTGCCCCACGGTGGGTGGGCCCAGGGGGCGGCCCGGCAGGGTTCCCAGACCTTGGCTGGGGTGTGGGACTCGGGGTGGGGCGGACCAGTGGCCCCAGGGTGAGGGCCAGAGGGGACGCTGTGCCGCCACAGGGCCTACTTCCAGCAACACGGCTGCACCTTCACCGCTGTCATCCCCACCAACGTCTTCGGGCCCCACGACAACTTCAGTATCGAGGACGGCCACGTACTGCCTGGCCTCATCCACAAGGTGCACCTGGCCAAGAGTGAGTGCCCGCTGCCCACGGGGGCCCCTGGGGCGCAGCCCGGGGAGAGGGGACGGCTGATGCTGCCACAGCCCCTCTGACACTTGCCCTCCTGACCCACAGGCAGCGGCTCAGCCTTGACGGTGTGGGGCACGGGGAGGCCCCGGAGGCAGTTCATCTACTCACTGGTTGGTGCCGCAGAGGGGCACGGCTGTCCCCTAGAACATCTCCCGGGGCCGCTGAGCTGGCCGTGGGCAGGCGGGAGGGAGCCTGGGAAAGGGTGGGGGTCCAGGCTGCCCCCATCCTCGCTGGGGCCCTGTAGGTTCCTGTCCCTGAGAGAGTCACTGGGGTAGCTCTGAGCTCATCTGGAGGGAGTTGGGGCACAGCTGGCCGGCCACTGCCCAAAGGGAGGGATCTGGGCTGGAGAGGGGACATGGGCCTGTGGGCTGTCACTGGTGGCCTCTGACCCCGGACGTCTGACCGGCAGGACCTGGCCCGGCTCTTTATCTGGGCCCTGCGGGAGTACGATGAGGTGGAGCCCATCATCCTGTCAGGTGGGCGCCCAGcagctccacccccacccccaccccgaccagCTGGGCGGGACCCTGTCTGTCCCCGGAGCCGCCGAGCAGGGAGGGGGCTTCTGGGGGCCGGGCAGCGGGGGCCTGACCTCGCCTTTGGCCCCTGGCTCCCCACAGTGGGCGAGGAGGACGAGGTGTCCGTCCAGGAGGCAGCTGAGGCCGTGGTGGAGGCCATGGACTTCCACGGGGAGGTCACCGTATCCTTTGGTTGGAGGCTGGCGTGCCTCGGGCCTCCCTGCAGGACTGTGCCCTGGTGCCCCCATGGCGCTCACCCTGGCGGCCGGGGGATGGAGGCACTGCTGCTCTGCCCTGGAGGCTCTTCCTGGGAAAGCTGGGCCAGGCTCAAGGGCAGGTGGGGGGCAGCGGGGCTTCCCCTTGTGCTGAGGCCTTGACCAGGTGCCCAGTTTGATACAACCAAGTCAGATGGGCAGTTTAAGAAGACGGCCAGTAATGCCAAGCTGCGGGCCTACCTGCCCGACTTCCGGTTCACGCCCTTCAAGCAGGGTGAGCCTCCCACCCTGTTCCTCAGGGCCTTCTGGCCTCTCCTGGGGGCCACCACTGCCCCTGCCCGGGCCTCAGCTTCCCCAGTGCCAGTTGGGGGGAACGCTCCGCGGGTTTGGCCTCCGTGCCCTCACCGCAGAGGCAGGACTCCCTGGGTCCCCATCCTCCTTCCGGGGAGGTCAGGACCGCCCTGGCCCTCATCTGCCCGCTTTTGTAGCTGTGAAGGAGACCTGTGCCTGGTTTACCGACAACTACGAGCAGGCCCGGAAGTGAAGCCTGTGGCCGGAGCTGGTCCACCTCCTCCCCAGCGCCTGGCCGGCAGCGCCCAGCAGCAGCCACTCTCAGAACCTGCCAGGAGCCGGGGGCACCGCCTGCCCTCCTGATGCTGGCCTCTGCTCCACTCCGTCTGCCGAGGCAGGCCTCAGTGACTGTCTGGTGGGGC
Above is a window of Bos javanicus breed banteng chromosome 14, ARS-OSU_banteng_1.0, whole genome shotgun sequence DNA encoding:
- the GFUS gene encoding GDP-L-fucose synthase isoform X3 yields the protein MGDPRGTRRILVTGGSGLVGRAIQKVVEDGARLPGEDWVFVSSKDADLTDAAQTRALFQQVQPTHVIHLAAMVGGLFRNIKYNLDFWRKNIHINDNVLHSAFEVGVRKVVSCLSTCIFPDKTTYPIDETMIHNGPPHSSNFGYSYAKRMIDVQNRAYFQQHGCTFTAVIPTNVFGPHDNFSIEDGHVLPGLIHKVHLAKSSGSALTVWGTGRPRRQFIYSLDLARLFIWALREYDEVEPIILSVGEEDEVSVQEAAEAVVEAMDFHGEVTFDTTKSDGQFKKTASNAKLRAYLPDFRFTPFKQAVKETCAWFTDNYEQARK
- the GFUS gene encoding GDP-L-fucose synthase isoform X1, with the protein product MGDPRGTRRILVTGGSGLVGRAIQKVVEDGARLPGEDWVFVSSKDADLTDAAQTRALFQQVQPTHVIHLAAMVGGLFRNIKYNLDFWIHNGPPHSSNFGYSYAKRMIDVQNRAYFQQHGCTFTAVIPTNVFGPHDNFSIEDGHVLPGLIHKVHLAKSSGSALTVWGTGRPRRQFIYSLDLARLFIWALREYDEVEPIILSVGEEDEVSVQEAAEAVVEAMDFHGEVTFDTTKSDGQFKKTASNAKLRAYLPDFRFTPFKQAVKETCAWFTDNYEQARK